A single genomic interval of Lodderomyces elongisporus chromosome 8, complete sequence harbors:
- the ISA1 gene encoding Iron-sulfur assembly protein 1 translates to MIRAVPQITRVRVSQRAQQNFTTWARSLSIQQHQQPQHSPSSYQLHAYQLTPQTTSTSTSNNNSNNNNNSNSNSSNNTPKKRELSKYSLPLNTKSASQQSNKEQTNTPSTQPPSRRPRTARFKKETIPDFNNVEATSTNTPSSASPSSSSSSSSSSSTTTTIAPEPKLKTEPVVNAEPKSTPDSESTTNAAPKKLKKRVLKPRKQLITLTPSAISHLEGLMNQPTPKLIRIGVRNRGCSGLTYDLDYVEKPGKFDELIEQDGVKVLIDSKALFSIVGSEMDWLDDKLSSRFIFKNPNSKGTCGCGESFMV, encoded by the coding sequence ATGATTAGAGCAGTACCCCAAATCACTAGAGTCAGAGTATCTCAAAGAGCTCAACAAAACTTCACGACTTGGGCAAGGTCATTGCTGatacaacaacaccaacaaccacaacattcACCTTCTTCATACCAACTACATGCTTATCAGCTTACACCTCAAACCACCTCAACTAGCacaagtaacaacaacagtaataataataacaatagcaatagcaacagcagcaacaatacACCTAAAAAGCGGGAATTGTCTAAGTACCTGTTACCACTAAACACCAAGTCTGCATCACAACAATCTAATAAAGAGCAAACAAACACACCCTCAACACAGCCACCACTGCGAAGACCAAGGACTGCCAGGTTTAAGAAAGAAACTATCCCAGATTTCAACAATGTAGaagcaacatcaacaaacaCTCCATCATCGGCAtcaccttcttcttcttcttcttcttcttcttctagttctactacaacaacaattgcacCCGAACCGAAACTCAAAACAGAGCCAGTAGTTAATGCTGAACCAAAATCTACACCTGATTCTGAATCTACAACAAATGCAGCACCAAAGAAACTCAAGAAAAGAGTTTTGAAACCAAGAAAACAACTCATTACTTTAACACCATCTGCTATCTCACATCTCGAGGGATTAATGAACCAACCAACACCAAAGTTAATTAGAATTGGTGTGCGAAACAGAGGATGTAGTGGATTAACCTACGACTTGGACTATGTTGAAAAACCAGGCAAGTTTGATGAATTGATTGAGCAAGATGGAGTCAAGGTCCTCATTGACTCTAAGGCATTGTTTAGTATTGTTGGTTCAGAAATGGATTGGCTAGATGATAAATTGAGCTCGAGGTTTATTTTCAAGAACCCAAACTCAAAAGGAACTTGTGGATGTGGTGAAAGTTTTATGGTGTAA